In the genome of Vidua macroura isolate BioBank_ID:100142 chromosome 19, ASM2450914v1, whole genome shotgun sequence, one region contains:
- the CACNG4 gene encoding voltage-dependent calcium channel gamma-4 subunit — translation MVWCDRGVQMLLTTVGAFAAFSLMAIAIGTDYWLYSSAHICNGTNITTDEAQGPPRRARGDLTHSGLWRICCLEGIYKGHCFRINHFPEDNDYDHDSSEYLLRIVRASSVFPILSTILLLLGGLCVGAGRIYNSKNNIILSAGILFVAAGLSNIIGIIVYISSNAGDPSDKRDEDKKNHYNYGWSFYFGALSFIVAETIGVLAVNIYIEKNKELRFKTKREFLKTSSSSPYARMPSYRYRRRRSRSSSRSTEPSPSRDISPVGMKIAGTIPMNEISMYTLSREPLKVTTAASYNADQEASFLQVHNFLQKEFKEGLHVNMVNRRTTPV, via the exons ATGGTGTGGTGTGACCGTGGCGTCCAGATGCTGCTGACCACGGTGGGCGCCTTCGCCGCCTTCAGCCTCATGGCCATCGCCATCGGCACCGACTACTGGCTCTACTCCAGCGCCCACATCTGCAACGGCACCAACATCACGACGGACGAGGCGCAGGGGCCgccgcggcgggcgcggggcgaTCTCACGCACTCGGGGCTCTGGAGGATCTGCTGCCTCGAAG GAATCTACAAAGGACATTGTTTCCGGATCAACCACTTCCCTGAAGACAACGACTACGACCACGACAGCTCAGAGTACCTTCTCC gCATCGTCCGTGCCTCCAGCGTGTTCCCCATCCTAAGCACAATTTTGCTGTTGCTGGGAGGACTCTGTGTCGGAGCAGGAAGGATttacaacagcaaaaacaaCATTATTCTCAGTGCTGGGATTCTCTTTGTGGCAGCAG gTCTAAGTAATATCATAGGGATCATTGTCTACATCTCGAGCAATGCAGGTGACCCAAGTGACAAGCGAGACGAGGACAAAAAGAACCATTACAACTATGGCTGGTCTTTTTATTTTGGAGCCTTGTCTTTTATTGTGGCCGAAACCATAGGTGTTCTGGCTGTGAACATTTATATTGAGAAGAACAAAGAGCTGAGGTTTAAGACCAAGAGGGAATTCCTTAAGACTTCTTCCAGTTCTCCTTATGCCAGGATGCCAAGCTATAGGTACAGGAGGCGGAGATCCAGATCCAGCTCCCGCTCCACGGAGCCTTCTCCATCCAGGGACATTTCTCCAGTTGGCATGAAGATAGCAGGCACCATCCCCATGAACGAAATTTCCATGTACACCCTTTCCAGGGAGCCTTTGAAGGTTACCACGGCTGCCAGCTACAACGCAGACCAAGAAGCCAGTTTCCTGCAGGTCCACAACTTCCTCCAGAAGGAATTTAAGGAAGGACTCCACGTCAACATGGTCAACAGGAGAACAACACCGGTTTGA